A genomic region of Canis aureus isolate CA01 chromosome 16, VMU_Caureus_v.1.0, whole genome shotgun sequence contains the following coding sequences:
- the LOC144286250 gene encoding uncharacterized protein LOC144286250 — MRAPRESSLRRRQTEMLPGGLFAETRRRTSPRPTRRPDQVRPKLGEASPGSGQAAAGSRAHTCSHRPPASLSPAPPRIGNRQVPRRRPSGTPPWGPFRGTRAARPRFPAPGGRRPRSPAGRDARARGPAARRASQRCAPPPGAAPGRPRPVPSAPSPFREGDSATRPGLEKLRRTKNRGEGAGASCPPAAPQPQPRPRTSGPPTPTPREPEPGGPLRCSRSAVVTRRGDERRRRRRRRRRRRRRRRLGAGARGPGTARQPLLPRLVLLPSPPLPSPPLPSPPLPSPPLPMSPPVKPTVEAWIRRRENAGLGRVLPEIAAWERGACGGQGSLPLSPAREGTSFRPEEPLR, encoded by the exons ATGCGAGCGCCCCGGGAGTCCTCGCTTCGACGGAGGCAAACGGAGATGC TCCCTGGGGGGTTGTTTGCGGAGACCCGGAGGAGGACGTCGCCACGGCCGACTAGGCGCCCTGACCAGGTGCGGCCAAAGTTAGGGGAGGCCTCACCCGGGTCGGGCCAGGCGGCCGCGGGCTCTCGCGCCCACACCTGCAGCCACCGCCCCCCCGCCTCGCTCTCCCCAGCGCCCCCGAGGATCGGGAACAGGCAGGTCCCGCGGCGCCGTCCCTCGGGCACGCCTCCGTGGGGTCCCTTCCGGGGGACGCGGGCAGCCCGGCCCCGTTTCCCAGCACCTGGGGGGCGGCGCCCGAGGTCCCCCGCGGGGAGGGACGCGCGGGCTCGGGGCCCCGCGGCTCGGCGCGCGTCGCAGCGGTGCGCGCCCCCGCCTGGCGCGGCCCCCGGGAGGCCCCGGCCGGTCCCGAGCGCCCCGAGCCCGTTCCGGGAAGGTGACTCAGCGACGCGCCCCGGGCTCGAGAAACTCCGCAGGACTAAGAACCGGGGGGAAGGAGCCGGGGCGTCCTGCCCTCCCGCCgcgccgcagccgcagccgcggCCCCGGACCTccggaccccccacccccactccccgggAACCCGAACCCGGGGGACCGCTGCGCTGCAGCCGCAGTGCCGTGGTCACGCGACGCGGGGacgagcggcggcggcggaggaggaggaggaggaggaggaggaggaggcggcggctcGGTGCGGGAGCCAGAGGGCCAGGGACAGCCCGCCAacccctcctcccccgcctcgtcctcctcccctcccctcccctcccctcccctcccctcccctcccctcccctcccctcccctcccctccccatgtcCCCTCCAGTGAAGCCTACGGTCGAAGCCTGGATTAGGCGCCGCGAAAACGCGGGGCTCGGGCGGGTGCTCCCCGAGATCGCAGCCTGGGAGCGAGGTGCCTGCGGAGGCCAGGGcagcctccccctctcccccgctCGGGAGGGCACTTCATTCAGGCCTGAGGAGCCGCTGCGTTAA